A region of Frederiksenia canicola DNA encodes the following proteins:
- the tadA gene encoding tRNA adenosine(34) deaminase TadA: MFIQSTQTHCDLSLSDQDFHFMQHALHLANNAEAEGEIPVGAVLVSASGEILGEGWNRSIVLSDPTAHAEIQAIRMAGQKVENYRLLDTTLYVTLEPCTMCAGAILHSRIGRLVFGASDYKTGAIGSRFHFFEDFKMNHTLQIRGGVMAVECSQKISRFFQQRRAEQKRLKALQAVTSD, from the coding sequence ATGTTCATCCAATCCACTCAAACCCATTGCGATTTATCCCTTTCTGATCAAGATTTCCACTTTATGCAGCACGCTTTACACCTTGCGAATAATGCCGAAGCTGAAGGCGAAATTCCTGTGGGGGCGGTGTTAGTTTCGGCAAGCGGTGAGATTTTAGGCGAAGGCTGGAACCGTTCGATTGTGCTGTCTGACCCAACGGCACATGCTGAAATTCAGGCGATCCGAATGGCAGGGCAGAAAGTGGAAAATTACCGCCTGCTTGATACCACTTTGTACGTTACCCTTGAGCCTTGCACAATGTGTGCGGGGGCGATTTTACATAGCCGAATCGGGCGGTTAGTTTTTGGGGCGAGTGATTATAAAACGGGGGCAATTGGCTCACGTTTTCACTTTTTTGAAGATTTTAAAATGAACCATACCCTACAAATTCGTGGTGGCGTGATGGCAGTAGAATGTAGCCAAAAAATCAGCCGATTTTTCCAACAACGTCGAGCAGAACAGAAACGGCTAAAAGCCCTACAAGCGGTTACTTCCGACTAA